From the Acidobacteriota bacterium genome, one window contains:
- a CDS encoding DUF433 domain-containing protein, translating into MSDQPPALDRIVADPKACDGRPHIRGSEVTVNQVMQVLAARQSIPAVLEAFPDLEPEDVEQAIRYAAGRAAELFGE; encoded by the coding sequence ATGAGCGACCAACCTCCAGCCCTCGACCGCATCGTCGCCGACCCCAAGGCCTGCGACGGCCGCCCCCACATCCGCGGCTCGGAGGTCACCGTCAACCAGGTGATGCAGGTCCTCGCCGCCCGCCAGAGCATCCCCGCGGTGCTCGAAGCCTTCCCCGATCTCGAGCCCGAAGACGTCGAGCAGGCCATCCGCTACGCCGCCGGCCGGGCGGCGGAGCTCTTTGGGGAGTGA
- a CDS encoding DsbA family protein: MFKNHLTLRNLTLGLLVACLALGGLTTLAETDNSDARKAKILANLKLQFPQLDAMNATMGDLKASGYEGLDEGSFTLTGQRGPQTQTFLVSSDDTKLYLVNGQPLDVSRSSEEIEAEMAERAAEEMRKAEDTAKRLEEAVAGRPMLGNPDAAVTIVEFSDFQCPFCARGANTVEEILEKYGDDVKVAFMHFPLGFHPWAKPAAIAAHCAGELEDEAFWTLHDGYFADQKQITPENVLDKSRELLADSGIDMDVWSECATNEESDAYKAAAAVVDADMALGGEVGVSGTPGFFVNGQLISGAQPLSAFEPLIEAAKKGSMEGDSMEAESE; this comes from the coding sequence ATGTTCAAGAACCATCTGACCCTACGCAACCTGACCCTCGGCCTTCTGGTGGCCTGTTTGGCCCTCGGTGGCCTGACCACCCTCGCCGAGACCGACAACTCGGACGCGCGCAAGGCCAAGATCCTGGCCAACCTCAAGCTTCAGTTCCCCCAGCTGGATGCCATGAACGCCACCATGGGCGATCTCAAGGCCAGCGGGTACGAGGGACTGGACGAAGGTAGCTTCACCCTCACCGGCCAGCGCGGCCCTCAGACCCAGACCTTCCTGGTCTCCAGCGACGACACCAAGCTCTACCTGGTCAACGGCCAGCCCCTGGACGTCAGCCGTTCCTCCGAGGAGATCGAGGCGGAGATGGCGGAGCGTGCTGCCGAAGAGATGCGCAAGGCTGAAGACACCGCCAAGCGCCTCGAAGAAGCCGTCGCCGGCCGGCCCATGCTGGGCAACCCGGACGCTGCGGTGACCATCGTCGAGTTCTCCGACTTCCAGTGCCCCTTCTGCGCCCGCGGCGCCAACACCGTCGAAGAGATCCTGGAGAAGTACGGTGACGACGTGAAGGTCGCCTTCATGCACTTCCCCCTGGGCTTCCACCCCTGGGCCAAGCCCGCCGCCATCGCCGCCCACTGCGCCGGCGAGCTCGAGGACGAGGCCTTCTGGACCCTCCACGACGGCTACTTCGCTGACCAGAAGCAGATCACCCCGGAGAACGTCCTCGACAAGAGCCGTGAGCTCCTGGCCGACAGCGGCATCGACATGGACGTGTGGTCCGAGTGCGCCACCAACGAGGAGTCGGACGCCTACAAGGCCGCCGCCGCGGTGGTCGACGCCGACATGGCCCTCGGTGGCGAGGTTGGCGTTTCCGGTACCCCCGGCTTCTTCGTCAACGGCCAGCTGATCAGCGGCGCCCAGCCCCTCTCTGCCTTCGAGCCCCTCATCGAGGCGGCCAAGAAGGGCAGCATGGAAGGCGACAGCATGGAGGCCGAGAGCGAGTAA
- a CDS encoding ribbon-helix-helix protein, CopG family, with protein sequence MKSKTSITLTEGVLREVDLLAAQGSNRSRIIEQAVVEYLERRKRADRERRDLEILNRHAQELNDEMEDILSFQADV encoded by the coding sequence ATGAAAAGCAAGACTTCTATAACCCTCACTGAGGGAGTGCTGAGAGAGGTGGACCTGCTGGCGGCTCAAGGGTCGAACCGCTCTCGGATCATCGAACAAGCGGTAGTGGAGTATCTGGAACGCCGCAAGCGGGCGGACCGTGAACGGCGAGATCTGGAAATCCTCAATCGTCATGCACAGGAGCTGAACGACGAGATGGAAGACATCCTTTCGTTCCAGGCTGACGTGTGA
- a CDS encoding type II toxin-antitoxin system PemK/MazF family toxin — protein sequence MRRGDLFRVRRPGGGDPKKSRCFVVVSRQTLIDSNFSTVVCAPVYSRYDGLVTQVEVGPREGLKHESSIHCDALVSLPKTVLTDFLGSLSRFQRVALDRALRIALAVEDPV from the coding sequence GTGAGGCGAGGGGATCTTTTTCGGGTTCGTCGCCCTGGTGGTGGTGACCCCAAGAAATCTCGTTGCTTCGTAGTGGTGAGTCGGCAGACCCTCATCGACTCCAACTTTTCCACCGTAGTCTGTGCTCCGGTCTATAGCCGCTACGATGGCCTCGTGACCCAGGTGGAAGTGGGGCCTAGAGAAGGACTGAAGCACGAGTCCAGCATCCATTGCGATGCTCTGGTGAGCCTGCCCAAGACCGTGCTCACCGACTTCCTTGGCAGCCTTTCCCGATTCCAACGAGTGGCCCTTGACCGAGCCCTCAGGATCGCCCTTGCGGTCGAAGATCCGGTCTGA
- a CDS encoding SGNH/GDSL hydrolase family protein, translating into MTRGKKLLFATVAAFLALVLLEGLLSLLWLIPDYRRFRAEQPTAAEFKEESHSRYDPELGWVHIPGKRIEDFYGPGAPITINDEGFRGDELYLTGKPPGRYRVVCLGDSFTLGYGVGDDDTYAAVLERLNPRVQAVNMGQGGYSVGQDYLWYQRRGDALDADLLLVAIIADDIWRMAGNRTANGYGKPVFRLDGEEVVVEGQPVPEKIATGAPIVEGSLLLRFLLQESSLARTFGVILPDPPSGPEPQEADELMAVTLAMLRDLEQDSRRQGRAFAIVLLPEMRELTEASAVEAYGQVSDILSRFTTARRIPFLDLRPAFAAQGPTARSFYLDEIWHHYSPAGHRFVAQELNTWLGEVVLGYPG; encoded by the coding sequence ATGACCCGCGGCAAGAAGCTCCTCTTCGCCACCGTCGCCGCCTTCCTCGCGCTGGTGCTCCTGGAAGGCCTGCTGAGCCTGCTGTGGCTGATCCCCGACTACCGGCGATTCCGCGCCGAGCAGCCCACGGCGGCGGAGTTCAAAGAAGAATCCCACTCGCGCTACGACCCGGAGCTCGGCTGGGTGCACATCCCCGGCAAGCGCATCGAAGACTTCTACGGCCCCGGCGCCCCCATCACCATCAACGACGAAGGCTTCCGCGGCGACGAGCTCTATCTGACCGGCAAGCCGCCGGGGCGCTACCGGGTGGTGTGTCTGGGGGATTCCTTCACCCTCGGCTACGGCGTCGGCGACGACGACACCTACGCGGCGGTGCTGGAACGCCTCAACCCCCGGGTGCAGGCGGTGAATATGGGGCAGGGGGGCTACTCCGTGGGCCAGGACTACCTCTGGTACCAGCGCCGCGGCGACGCCCTGGATGCGGACCTCCTGCTGGTGGCGATCATCGCCGACGACATCTGGCGCATGGCCGGCAACCGCACCGCCAACGGCTACGGCAAGCCGGTCTTCCGCCTCGATGGCGAAGAGGTGGTCGTGGAGGGCCAGCCGGTGCCGGAAAAGATCGCCACCGGCGCCCCCATCGTCGAGGGCAGCCTGCTGCTGCGCTTCCTGCTCCAGGAGAGCTCCCTGGCCCGCACCTTCGGAGTCATCCTCCCCGATCCCCCGTCCGGCCCGGAGCCGCAGGAGGCGGACGAGCTGATGGCGGTGACCCTCGCCATGCTGCGGGATCTGGAACAAGATTCCCGCCGTCAGGGCCGCGCCTTCGCCATCGTGCTCCTGCCGGAGATGCGCGAGCTCACCGAAGCCTCGGCGGTAGAGGCCTACGGCCAGGTCTCGGACATCCTCTCCCGCTTCACCACCGCCCGCCGCATCCCCTTCCTCGACCTCCGCCCCGCCTTCGCCGCCCAAGGCCCCACCGCCCGCAGCTTCTACCTCGACGAGATCTGGCACCACTACTCCCCCGCCGGCCACAGGTTCGTGGCCCAGGAGCTCAATACCTGGCTGGGAGAGGTGGTGTTGGGGTATCCGGGGTAG
- a CDS encoding tetratricopeptide repeat protein, with product MTDPSETGDTELQPEAAEAPQAESGSAPAASSGASSSTRWMHLLAVALAVIAVYAGSLSGPFIFDDEHALVENTSIRSLWPPWAPLATPADTPLAGRPVASLSFAVNFALGGLSVTGYHVFNVLLHLLAVLTLLGLVRRTLELDGLRDRFGAAAPWLAGASALLWGVHPLVTESVTYVVQRTELLMGLFYLLTLYFFVRAVSATEHRGRWFAASVAACALGMGSKEVMVSAPLAVLLFDRLFVSGSFAGALRERAGYYGGLAATWLVLVVAVLTGGGRGTSVGFGASGIGPFDYLLTQAGVLVHYLRLAFWPSPLVLDYDDWPIAESFLSVAPQLLLVTALVALVVWGIVRGRGWAFLGACFFLILAPTSSVLVIATEVAAERRMYLPLAALVVLVVVGGYGLLTRRFGWHQGERGLPPRTAATVLGVVLAAVAGVFAFAAVERNADYRTALSILGDTVEKRPGNARALNNYGAALLAADRTNEAIGYFSSALEISPNDSVYTNLGIALAQRGQLDLAVEQYEKSLEIEPDNAKTLVNYGNALLQTGRFEEAAERFERSLELAPERAEAHNGLAVARWQLGQREEGLAAFQRALELRPDYRDAHFNLGMAYLQAEQLEEAESHLKSAVRLDPDYARAQAQLGVVLARQGRSAEAVPVFREVVRLRPDDPEAHINLAKALAGSEQLAEALRYYEQALELRPESPSLATSLAWIYATHPDAEIRNGAKAVKLAESARDATGSRDPIALDTLAAAYGEVGRFEDAVAAATQAADLAQAGGRPDLAAAIEAHRTELQAGRPLRDG from the coding sequence ATGACTGATCCATCTGAAACTGGCGATACCGAGCTGCAGCCTGAAGCCGCGGAGGCTCCGCAGGCCGAATCCGGATCCGCTCCAGCGGCGTCCTCCGGGGCGAGCTCCTCGACCCGCTGGATGCATCTGCTGGCGGTGGCGCTGGCGGTGATCGCCGTCTATGCCGGCTCGCTCTCCGGGCCGTTCATCTTCGACGACGAGCACGCGTTGGTGGAGAACACCTCCATCCGTTCCCTGTGGCCGCCCTGGGCGCCGCTGGCAACTCCCGCCGATACTCCCCTCGCCGGCCGCCCGGTGGCGAGTCTCAGCTTCGCGGTCAATTTCGCCCTGGGCGGTCTGTCGGTCACCGGCTACCACGTCTTCAACGTCCTGCTCCATCTGCTGGCGGTGTTGACCTTGTTGGGGCTGGTGCGTCGTACCCTCGAGCTCGATGGGCTCCGAGACCGTTTTGGCGCCGCCGCGCCCTGGCTCGCCGGGGCCAGCGCGCTGCTGTGGGGAGTTCACCCGCTGGTCACCGAGAGCGTCACGTACGTCGTCCAGCGCACCGAGCTCCTGATGGGACTCTTCTACCTCCTCACCCTCTACTTCTTTGTGCGGGCCGTGAGCGCAACGGAGCATCGCGGCCGTTGGTTTGCCGCTTCGGTGGCGGCCTGCGCCCTCGGTATGGGGAGCAAAGAGGTGATGGTCTCGGCGCCGCTGGCGGTGCTGCTCTTCGATCGCCTTTTCGTCTCCGGCTCTTTCGCCGGGGCGCTGAGGGAGCGCGCCGGCTACTACGGCGGCCTTGCCGCCACCTGGTTGGTGCTGGTGGTGGCGGTGCTCACCGGCGGCGGCCGTGGCACGTCCGTTGGTTTCGGAGCCTCCGGTATCGGCCCCTTCGACTATCTGCTCACCCAGGCCGGGGTCCTCGTTCACTACCTGCGGCTGGCGTTTTGGCCCTCGCCGCTGGTGCTCGACTATGACGACTGGCCCATCGCCGAGAGCTTTTTGTCGGTGGCGCCGCAGCTGCTGCTGGTGACGGCGCTGGTCGCGTTGGTCGTCTGGGGCATCGTTCGTGGTCGCGGATGGGCATTCCTCGGCGCCTGCTTCTTCCTGATCCTGGCCCCCACTTCCAGCGTCCTGGTCATCGCCACCGAGGTGGCAGCGGAGCGGCGGATGTACCTGCCCCTGGCGGCGCTGGTGGTGCTGGTGGTGGTGGGTGGCTACGGCTTGCTGACCCGGCGCTTCGGCTGGCATCAGGGAGAGCGGGGGCTGCCGCCGCGGACGGCGGCGACGGTGTTGGGCGTCGTCCTGGCCGCGGTCGCCGGCGTCTTCGCCTTCGCCGCCGTGGAGCGCAACGCTGACTACCGCACCGCCCTCTCCATCCTCGGCGACACGGTGGAGAAGCGCCCCGGCAACGCCCGCGCCCTCAACAACTACGGTGCGGCGCTGCTGGCGGCGGATCGGACCAACGAGGCCATCGGCTACTTCTCCAGCGCGTTGGAGATCTCTCCCAACGACTCCGTCTACACCAACCTGGGCATCGCTTTGGCCCAGCGCGGACAGCTGGATCTGGCGGTGGAGCAATATGAGAAGTCGCTGGAGATCGAGCCCGACAACGCCAAGACCCTGGTCAACTACGGCAACGCCCTGCTCCAGACCGGCCGCTTCGAGGAAGCCGCGGAACGTTTCGAGCGGTCGCTGGAGCTCGCGCCGGAACGGGCGGAGGCTCACAACGGCCTGGCGGTGGCCCGCTGGCAGCTAGGACAGCGGGAGGAAGGCTTGGCCGCCTTCCAGCGCGCCCTGGAGCTGCGTCCCGACTACCGCGACGCCCACTTCAACCTCGGCATGGCCTACCTGCAAGCAGAGCAGTTGGAAGAGGCCGAGTCGCACCTGAAGTCGGCGGTGCGGCTGGATCCCGACTATGCCCGGGCTCAGGCCCAACTAGGGGTGGTGCTGGCCCGCCAGGGACGATCCGCGGAGGCGGTACCGGTGTTCCGGGAGGTGGTGCGCCTGCGCCCCGACGATCCGGAAGCCCACATCAACCTGGCCAAGGCGCTGGCGGGGTCGGAGCAGCTGGCGGAGGCGCTGCGCTACTATGAGCAAGCGCTGGAGCTGCGCCCCGAATCCCCGTCCCTGGCTACCAGCCTGGCGTGGATCTATGCGACCCATCCGGACGCCGAGATTCGCAACGGCGCCAAGGCGGTGAAGCTCGCGGAATCGGCCCGGGACGCCACCGGCAGCCGGGATCCCATCGCCCTCGACACCCTCGCCGCCGCCTACGGCGAGGTCGGCCGTTTCGAGGACGCGGTGGCCGCCGCAACCCAGGCCGCGGACTTGGCCCAGGCCGGCGGCCGCCCGGATCTCGCCGCCGCCATCGAGGCCCACCGCACCGAGCTCCAGGCCGGCCGGCCCCTGAGGGACGGCTAG